The genomic interval CGGTGCGCTGGCCACCGGCGAGGATGCCCGGTTCACCCTCAGCGAGGATGCCGGCGGTGCGGCGCTGGCCATCGACGGCACCGTCGGGGCGATCCTGTTCGGGCTGGTCGCGGCGGCGGCCGGCGCGGCGCTGCTCTCCGGGCTGCCGAAGCGCTGGTTCGTGCCGCTGCTCGGTGTCGCGGTGGTCGGGGTGGTGCTCTCCTTCCTCTGCTGGCAGGTCTCGGCCGCGCCGGCCGGGCAGAACTTCATGCCGCTGGTCAACATCGTCCGGGGTACCTTCATCCTGGCCCTGCCGTTGATCTTCGGTGCCCTGGCCGGGGTGCTCTGTGAGCGCTCCGGCGTGGTGAACGTGGCGATCGAGGGTCAGCTGCTGATGGGCGCCTTCGCCGGTGCCCTGGTCGGCACGATCGCGGCGAGCGCCTGGATCGGGCTGATCGCGGCGGCGCTGGGCGGGGCGCTGATCTCGCTGCTGCTGGCGGTCTTCACCATCCGCTACCTGGTCGACCAGGTGGTGATGGGCATCGTGCTCAACCTCTTCGCGGTCGGCCTGACCGGCTTCCTCTACGAGCGGCTGATGCAGCCGGAGGCGGCGAAGTACAACCAGCCGCCGAGGTTCGAGGCGTGGCCGATCCCGGTGCTGTCGGACATCCCGGTGCTCGGGCCGGCGCTGTTCCGGGGCAACATCTTCCTCTACCTGGCGCTGATCCTGGTGGTGGTGATCCACGTCGCGCTGTTCCGTACCCGGTGGGGGCTGCGGACCCGCTCGGTGGGTGAGCACCCGACCGCCGCCGACACCCTCGGGGTGAAGGTACTGGCGCTGCGCTACCGCAACGTGCTGCTCGCCGGCATGGTCGCCGGGCTGGGCGGCGCCTCCTACACGCTGGCGCTCTACACCTTCAGCAAGAACATGATCGGCGGCAAGGGCTTCATCGCGCTGGCCGCGTTGATCTTCGGGCGGTGGAGTCCGACCGGTGCCCTGCTGGCGGCGCTCTTCTTCGGCTTCGCCGACCAGCTCGGCACCTATCTGGGCGCCATCGACAGCAGCATTCCGAGCGAGTTCCTGGCGA from Plantactinospora sp. BC1 carries:
- a CDS encoding ABC transporter permease, with the translated sequence MSTIAVEELAVTVRPGFWTRDRKVGAGAVLLGLVAAVLFGALATGEDARFTLSEDAGGAALAIDGTVGAILFGLVAAAAGAALLSGLPKRWFVPLLGVAVVGVVLSFLCWQVSAAPAGQNFMPLVNIVRGTFILALPLIFGALAGVLCERSGVVNVAIEGQLLMGAFAGALVGTIAASAWIGLIAAALGGALISLLLAVFTIRYLVDQVVMGIVLNLFAVGLTGFLYERLMQPEAAKYNQPPRFEAWPIPVLSDIPVLGPALFRGNIFLYLALILVVVIHVALFRTRWGLRTRSVGEHPTAADTLGVKVLALRYRNVLLAGMVAGLGGASYTLALYTFSKNMIGGKGFIALAALIFGRWSPTGALLAALFFGFADQLGTYLGAIDSSIPSEFLAMLPYLATLLAVAGLVGKVRAPAADGKPYIKG